The Streptomyces tubercidicus DNA segment AGGACGCCGCGCTGACCGAGGGCATCACCCGGACCGTGATCGACAGCCGGGACTGGATCGGGCGCCAGGTGCATGCCGCGCAGAAGGTGGATCTGCGGACGGCGGTGTTCACCGACCCGCTGGAGCTGCACACCGGTGCCCGGCGCTATTACGTGTCCCAGAAGCCCTGAGACGTCCGCCGGGGGCGGCGGGGCGCCCGTGAACGGACCGGGGCCCGCACCGGACGTGCCGGTGCGGGCCCCGTTCGCGGGACGCGAGGTGCGTCAGGCGGCGACGATGTTCTCCGCCTGCGGGCCCTTGGGGCCCTGGGTCACGTCGAAGGTGACCTTCTGGCCCTCCAGGAGCTCACGGAAGCCCTGCGCGGCGATGTTCGAGTAGTGGGCGAAGACATCGGGGCCGCCGCCGTCCTGCTCGATGAAGCCGAAGCCCTTTTCCGAGTTGAACCACTTGACGGTGCCGGAAGCCATGTTTTTCTCCTTCATGGGGCAAACGGGAGACCGTACTGCACGGCCTCCTTGTCGCCGAGATGATTGCCCCACACCGGAACAGGTCCGGAAAACAAGGAACGCCCGGGGCTTCCAGCCTCCGGGCGCGCACAAAGTTCATGGGTACCACAACTGCAACGTCGTCGACGGTAGCACAGTCGGCCGGGCTGTCCAGCGCCGCGCGGTCGGTCCCCTCACGGGGCGGTGCGCGGCACGGTGACCGTGACCTTCAGCCCGTGCGGCGGATGCGGGGCATAGCTGATCCCGG contains these protein-coding regions:
- a CDS encoding cold-shock protein, with the protein product MASGTVKWFNSEKGFGFIEQDGGGPDVFAHYSNIAAQGFRELLEGQKVTFDVTQGPKGPQAENIVAA